The Mycobacterium riyadhense sequence CACCTCCGGGGAATTCTGGACGGCAGATCCGGCTCTGCTGCAAGCGCAGTTGGACGTCAACGTGACCGCGGTGATGCACCTCACCCGGGCCGCAGTTCCGGCTATGCTCGCCGCCGGCGCTGGCACCGTCATCAACATCGGCAGCGTCGCCGGTCTGCTGCCCGGAAGAGGGTCGACGTACTCGGCGTCGAAGGCGTGGGTGGTCGCGTTCAGCGAGGGGTTGGCCAACGGGTTACAGGGCACCGGCGTCGGGGTGCACGCGGTGTGCCCGGGCTATGTCCACACCGAATTCCACAGCAGAGCCGGCATCGACATCGCCAAGCTGCCGTCGTTTATGTGGCTCGAGGTCGACGACGTGGTCAGGCAGAGCCTGGCCGATATCGCCGCCGGAAAGGTGATCAGCATCCCCAGCACGCGGTACAAGGCGTTGGTAGCCAGCGGGCGGATGATTCCGCGAGGACTGATGCGGGCAGCCGTCAAAAGGTTTGGTAGTGGCCGTGGCCGTACCTAACCCTGAACGGGAGGAGCTCGCCGAGCTGGTGCGCCGGCTCTCGGTGGTGCACGGCCGTTTCACGCTGTCGTCGGGCGCGGAGGTCGACTACTACGTCGACCTACGCCGCGCCACCTTGCATCACCGGGCGTCCGCGCTGATCGGGCGGCTGATGCGCGAACTCACCCAAGACTGGGACTACGCCGTCGTAGGCGGTCTGACACTGGGTGCCGATCCGGTAGCGACCGCCATCATGCACGCGCCGGGCCGCCCGATCGACGCATTTGTGGTTCGCAAGTCGGTGAAATCCTATGGCATGCAACGACTTATCGAAGGATCCGACGTTTCCGGTCAGCGGGTGCTGGTTGTCGAGGACACCAGTACGACGGGCAACTCGGCGCTGACGGCGGTGCGCGCCGTCCAAGAGGAGGGTGGCGAGGTGGTCGGCGTGGCTACTGTGGTGGACCGCGCCACGGGTGCCGCCGAGGCTATCGAAGCCGAGGGTGTCCCTTACCGCAGCGTGCTGGGCGTTGCCGATCTGGGGCTGGGCTAGGCCGCCTGCGGTGCGCACACTCATTGCGTTGGCGCTGGCTGCGGCTTGCTTGGCGGGGTGCGCG is a genomic window containing:
- a CDS encoding SDR family NAD(P)-dependent oxidoreductase, translated to MPRPVALITGPTSGIGAGYARRYARDGYDLVLVARDVHRLEQLADELATLNSQAGNVEILPADLAHPVDREKVSARLTEGVRVLVNNAGVGTSGEFWTADPALLQAQLDVNVTAVMHLTRAAVPAMLAAGAGTVINIGSVAGLLPGRGSTYSASKAWVVAFSEGLANGLQGTGVGVHAVCPGYVHTEFHSRAGIDIAKLPSFMWLEVDDVVRQSLADIAAGKVISIPSTRYKALVASGRMIPRGLMRAAVKRFGSGRGRT
- the pyrE gene encoding orotate phosphoribosyltransferase → MAVPNPEREELAELVRRLSVVHGRFTLSSGAEVDYYVDLRRATLHHRASALIGRLMRELTQDWDYAVVGGLTLGADPVATAIMHAPGRPIDAFVVRKSVKSYGMQRLIEGSDVSGQRVLVVEDTSTTGNSALTAVRAVQEEGGEVVGVATVVDRATGAAEAIEAEGVPYRSVLGVADLGLG